Part of the Candidatus Falkowbacteria bacterium genome, ATTCACCTAAGGCGCAGCCGGAGTATGGAGCGATGTATGACAGTGAAGCCGGGTCCGAAGCACCAGCCACCACGACGGTAGTATACTCCATGGCACCGCGCTTCTCGAGCTCGTTGACGATGCGGGCGATCTTCGACTCCTTCTGGCCGATCGCCACGTAGATGCACTTCATATTCTGACCCTTCTGATTGATGATAGTATCGATAGCGATAGCGGTCTTGCCGGTCTGGCGGTCGCCGATGATCAATTCGCGCTGGCCGCGGCCAATCGGAATCATGGCATCGATAGCCTTGATGCCGGTCTGGACCGGCTGATGGACGGATTTGCGGGTGATGACGCCTGGGGCAATCTTCTCAACCGGGTAGAGCTTCTCGCCCTTGATGTCTCCTTTGCCGTCGACAGCGATGCCGAGCGGATTAATGACGCGTCCGATCATCTTGTCAGAGACCGGAATGGAAAGGATCTTGCCGGTCGATTTGACCTCATCGCCTTCCTTGATGGATTTGTAATCGCCCATAACCATGGCGCCGACGCGATCCTCTTCCAGGTTCAAGGCTACGCCGAACTCTCCGTTGGAGAACTCAACCATTTCCGCGGCCATAACCTCGGACAAGCCGGAGATACGGGCGATGCCGTCACCGACTTCGACCACCTTACCCACCATCTCTTTGGCGGTCTCTGCTTTGAAATTTGAAATCTGCTGTTTGATTTGCTCGACAATGAAGTCTTTCGTATTGTTGCTCATAGACTTACTATTTTTAGATATTTATAATCATATTTCATTAACCGATAATCTCGCGCTTCAGCTGTTTGAGTTTGGTCGCTGCGCTGGCATCGAAGACCTGGTCACCCGCCCGCAGTACGAATCCGGCGATGATTTCCGGGGACACCCGATGATTCAGCTCGACTTTCTTGGCTCCAGTGACCTCCTTGGCATACGCCTCGAGCGCATGTTTGGTTTCGCTGTCAGCTTCCTGGGCCGTTATCGCCTCCACCTCGACCAAATCCTGCCCGGCATTCCAAAGCTTGCTGAACTCGGCCATAATATCATCAACCTTGCCAATGGCGTTGTTCTTGCGCAGCGTCAAGACGAATTGCTCGATGATTTCCGGCAGTTCCTTCTTGCTGGCCTCGACCGTCGATTGATACAAGGCATTGGCGTATTGTTTGGCGCTAGCTTTCATATTACTTGTCTTCCTTTACGATTTTCTTGATCAATTCCTTGTCCTCTTTCTTGGTCATCTTTTCTGCCAGCACCTTTTCTACTGCCAGCGTAACCAGTTCGGCCACTTCGGTGCGGATAGCCTTCAAAGCTTCGCCCTTTTCAGCGCGGATCTTCTCCTTTTCCTGGTCGATGATCTGGCCGATTTCTTCTTTGGCTTTGGCAATCATCTCTTCACGGCGCTCTTCGGCTGCCAGCCTGGACTTCTCTACGATCGCGGTCGCTTCTTTGCGAGCCTCGGCGATCACTGAACGGCGATCTTCTTCGGTGCTGACCAATTTGGTCTCGATTTCCTTGGCCTGCTCCAGGCTCTTGGCGATCTTCTCGCTGCGGTCGTTCAGCATTTTCAGGGTCGGCCTGTAAGCGAACTTGTACATCACGCCCAAGATGATGAAGAAGTTGACCAGCTGGGCCAAAATCAATTTGATGTCCAAATGGAATGTGGAAACTATTTCTCCCATAGAGTTGATTCAATTTGTAAATAATAAATTTAGGATAGCCCGCGGGTGCGGGCTAGGTCTAAAGCTACTATTTGATAGTAAAAGCAATAACCAGGGCGTAAATGGCGATAGCTTCGGTAAAAGCGGCCATCAGAAGCATAGGCACGAACAGCTTGCCGGCAGATTCCGGGTTGCGGCCGATCGATTCCATAGCCTTAGCGCCGATCATGCCGATGCCGATGCCGGTGCCGATCGAACCGAGTCCGATAGACAGGGCCTTTGCAATCATTGTCAATTCCATAGGTTTTTCTTACAACCGCTTCTCATCTCTCTATGGGTGATCAGCGGTTTATGATTATTAATTAATCTCTATTTAATGTTCTTCGTGGGTGGCGGCGATCGACATGAAAGCCAGGGTTAGGACCGCGAAGACCAATGCTTGGACCACGCCGACGATCATCTCCAGAAACATGAACGGCAATGGCAGGAAAAAAGCCATCAAGCTCATCATGGTCGCCAACAGCACCTCGCCGGCAAAGATGTTGCCGAAAAGCCGCAGTGACAAGGAGGCCACTTTGGCGAACTCGCCCACCAACTCGATCAAGCTGACAAATATCTTGATCGGATTGACGATTAGGACCATCGGTTCCTTGCGGACCTTCTTCAGCATATCTTTGAACGCGTTGATGTTGATGAACTTATTGAAATGGCCCCAAGCTCCGACCATTACCACGCCCATGATGTGGGACATGACGACGGCGAACAGGGCGATGGCCAGGGTAAGGTTCAGGTCGGCGGTTCCGCCACGCAGAAACGGCACGAAAATCCTTTCGGTGCCGTGAGTCTCAACCATGCCGATCGTGCCGACGCCAGGCAGGAGGCCTAGCCAATTATTGACCAAGATAAACAAAAAGAGCGCCAACGTAATCGGTAAGAAGCGCTCTGTCTTTTTACGGCTGCCCGTAACCATATCGGCCAGATTCAAAGCCTCTTCGAGCAAGATTTCAAAAACATTCTGCAGACCCTTGGGGGTTTGGCGCAGACGTCGACCGACGAGAATGAAGCCGACAACCAGGACCAGGACGGTGACCCAGCTCATGATTAATGAGTTGGTAATAGTGAAACTTCCGATGTGCGCTACCGGTTCGGCAAAGATGGTGGATTCGTGGATAATCTCTCCGCCCTCTTGCGGTGCGGCCTCGGCCTGATTATTGGTCGTTGCTTCAGTCATAAATATTTAATCGTTCTTATTATCTTTATTGTTTTTTTCGTCCTGGCTATTCATGGCCTTGAGGCCTTGCCGTGTAATTCCGAAAACGGACAACGAAAAGGCGATGATGATCGAAGCCACCATGACCCAAGGAGCGGTCCCTAACCGGCCATCAAGCCATTTGCCGATAATGATAGCAACCACTACCGGCGCAACAATCCAGCCGTTCAGTTTTAAAAATAAAATCAAGCCCGGTTGCCACCATGGAGCTTGTTGTTTGCTCGTATCTGACATTTTGGAATTTTCCACCTCTAATTCTTACCTATTTTACCAAAAAAGTCAATAATTTCACTAAAAATAAGACTTTTAAGCATAAATTATTGACAAAAAAGTAAAAATATGTTACTTTATAAAAAAGTTGCTCATTTTACACATCAACGCCAATACAGGAGGAAGATAATATGGAATACGTAATGAGCGAAAACCCAAATTTTGCAGAATTAATAAAACAAAGTTTGGCCCAGGCTAGTTTAAATAGCTTAAAAAGCAACATCTCCCAAATGTCAGGGAACGAAGTAGCTGAAGCCAGGGATACGATCAAGCTTATGTTAATCCTCAATACGTTCGAGAAAAATAATATGGACCTAATAGCCCAAATTTTAGAAGCTCTAATAAAAAGGGCAAAAGAAATCTGGCGTTAAAATGTGATACAATTGGCGACCTAGGCTCCGGCTAAAAAACTGTCGGAGCTTTTTATATCCTGAAAAGTGTTTTAGAATTATTCGTTGTTATCGCAACTACTTCATCAACCGAAATATTTTTAATAGCCGCAATTTTTATTGCCACCGCGATAACCCCGGTCGGCTCGTTGCGCTCGCCCTTGTTCGGTGCCGGCGAGAGGTATGGGCAATCGGTTTCTAATATCATATGCTCTAAATCTACCTCCCTTACCAAACGATCAAAGCTATCAGCATAAGTAATGACGCCGTTCAAGCCGATGACGTAGCCTAGTTCGATAAATTTCTTAGCCGTCTTGTAGCCGCCGATAAAGCTATGGACCACGCCGGCTCGCTTTACCGGATGCTTAACCAATATCTCCAGCAAGTCAGAATAGCCATCCCAACAATGCAAAGCAACCGGCTTGTCCGCCTGATTGGCGATCTCGATGAACTTGATCAGGACTTCTTTCTGCTTGGCTTTTAGCGCCTCTACGTCGTCGCCATCTTCGAAGTGGTGATAATCCAAGCCGACCTCACCGATGGCCACGACCTTAGCCTCTTCGGCCATGGCCGCATACTGGGCATAATCCGGCTCTTCGCCATTAGTCTTGATTTCGACCGGTTCAAGCTCGTCATCATCCTGATAACTCAAAGTCTGCGGCCTCAGGTGGAGCGGATGCACCCCGACTACTGCCCAGATGCCGCTCTCGTGGCTATTCGCCATGTCCACGGCACGCTGGCTGGTCGAGAGC contains:
- the atpF gene encoding F0F1 ATP synthase subunit B; translated protein: MGEIVSTFHLDIKLILAQLVNFFIILGVMYKFAYRPTLKMLNDRSEKIAKSLEQAKEIETKLVSTEEDRRSVIAEARKEATAIVEKSRLAAEERREEMIAKAKEEIGQIIDQEKEKIRAEKGEALKAIRTEVAELVTLAVEKVLAEKMTKKEDKELIKKIVKEDK
- the atpE gene encoding ATP synthase F0 subunit C codes for the protein MELTMIAKALSIGLGSIGTGIGIGMIGAKAMESIGRNPESAGKLFVPMLLMAAFTEAIAIYALVIAFTIK
- a CDS encoding TatD family hydrolase; its protein translation is MKNTYKIIDSHAHVNFNAYKDDAEAVLERAFAAGIGVINVGSQLSTSQRAVDMANSHESGIWAVVGVHPLHLRPQTLSYQDDDELEPVEIKTNGEEPDYAQYAAMAEEAKVVAIGEVGLDYHHFEDGDDVEALKAKQKEVLIKFIEIANQADKPVALHCWDGYSDLLEILVKHPVKRAGVVHSFIGGYKTAKKFIELGYVIGLNGVITYADSFDRLVREVDLEHMILETDCPYLSPAPNKGERNEPTGVIAVAIKIAAIKNISVDEVVAITTNNSKTLFRI
- a CDS encoding F0F1 ATP synthase subunit A, encoding MTEATTNNQAEAAPQEGGEIIHESTIFAEPVAHIGSFTITNSLIMSWVTVLVLVVGFILVGRRLRQTPKGLQNVFEILLEEALNLADMVTGSRKKTERFLPITLALFLFILVNNWLGLLPGVGTIGMVETHGTERIFVPFLRGGTADLNLTLAIALFAVVMSHIMGVVMVGAWGHFNKFININAFKDMLKKVRKEPMVLIVNPIKIFVSLIELVGEFAKVASLSLRLFGNIFAGEVLLATMMSLMAFFLPLPFMFLEMIVGVVQALVFAVLTLAFMSIAATHEEH
- a CDS encoding AtpZ/AtpI family protein codes for the protein MSDTSKQQAPWWQPGLILFLKLNGWIVAPVVVAIIIGKWLDGRLGTAPWVMVASIIIAFSLSVFGITRQGLKAMNSQDEKNNKDNKND
- the atpH gene encoding ATP synthase F1 subunit delta, producing MKASAKQYANALYQSTVEASKKELPEIIEQFVLTLRKNNAIGKVDDIMAEFSKLWNAGQDLVEVEAITAQEADSETKHALEAYAKEVTGAKKVELNHRVSPEIIAGFVLRAGDQVFDASAATKLKQLKREIIG